Genomic DNA from Planctomycetia bacterium:
AAGCAATGCGTCGGCTGCGCGCAAGCCGGTGCAATTCCGTAAGCAAGTCTTAGACAACGGGCTCGAGATCGTCGCCGAAGTGAACGACGAGGCCCGCAGCAGCTCGCTCGGCTTCTTCGTGCGAACCGGTGCGCGCGACGAAACCGACGACGTCGCCGGCGTGAGCCACTTCCTCGAACACATGATGTTCAAAGGAACTCCTACACGCACGGCCGAGCAAGTGAACCTTGAGTTCGATGCGCTCGGGGCCGATTACAACGCTTTCACGAGCGAAGAGCAAACCGTGTACTACGCTTCGGTGTTGCCCGAATATCAGGGCCGCACGACGGAACTACTGGCCGACATGCTCCGCCCGTCGCTCCGCACCGAAGACTTCGACACCGAGAAGAAAGTGATCGTCGAAGAGATTCGGATGTACCTCGATCAGCCGCCGTTCGGGGCCGACGACCTCGTGCGGTCGCTGCATTACGGCAAGCACCCGCTCGGCCGGAGCGTGCTCGGCACGGTCGAGAGCATTGAAGCGTTGCCGGTCGACGCGATGCGGGCTTACTTCGAGCGCCGCTACTCGCCGACGAACATCATGGTGGCCGCGGCCGGTAAGATCGATTTCGACAAGCTGGTCGAAGACGTGCATCGCTACTGCCACGCCTGGCAGCGCATCGAGACGGAGCGCGACATTACGACGGCCGTCGGCGAGCGCAAGTTTCAGGTGTTGCATAAGCCGAAGTCGACGCAAGAATATGTCATTCAAGTGGCCGATGCCCCTTCGTCGACCGACGCCGATCGGTATGCCGCGAAGATTCTTACCGTCATTCTCGGCGACGACAGCGGCAGTCGATTCTTCTGGGAGATCGTCGATCCCGGCTTGGCGGAAAGCGCGAGCCTCTCGCATCACGACGGCCAAGGTTCCGGAGCGTTCATCGGATATCTGGCGTGCGACCCGGAGTTGGCGGCCGACAACTTGCAGCGCCTCGCGAAGATTTATGCCGACGTCGAAGCCGGCGGCGTGACCGAAACCGAACTCGCGCAAGCGAAGAGCAAGCTCAACTCGCGCGTCGTGTTGTCGGGCGAACGACCCCGCGGCCGGCTCTTCAACATCGGCGGCAATTGGATGCAACGCCGCGAATACCGCACGATCCACGACGACCTCGAAGCGGTCGACAGGATCACGACGGCCGATCTGGCGGCCGTCGTGAAGAAATGGCCGCTGACGAAGAACACGACCGTCGTCGTCGGCCCGCTGGAAACGATTTAAGGGAACGATTCGATTTAAGGGGACATTCTACTTTAATCATTAAAGTAGAATGTCCCCTTTTCGTTAGTTCTTGTTTGAGTTCCAGAACTCGGCGAGGTGGTCGTTGAGCGTCACGATGCCGTCCGGATGGAACGCCACGATGCCGATCAGGCGCGCGCGATCGAGCGGGCTGCCGCCGGCCGTGGCGGTTTGATAGACGATGCCGAAACGGGAGTAAGCCAAGTTCGGAGCCGAGGTTCCTTCGTCGGAGAAATGCACCGGGGCTTCTTGTAGCGTCTTGCCTTGCATCGTCGTGCGGCTTCCGGCACCGAACACGACATAGGTCCCATCGACGGGCAGCGAGAATTTGCGCAGCGCCGCCGCGCCGGTGATCGCCGCCAGCGGTGTCGTCGTGCCGATCGTCGTCACGGTCGGCAGCGTCGCCGTGCTGTTGCCGTAGGGATAGAACGTCGGGTTGAAGTCGCCGGTCGTCGCGACGACCATTTGCGCCACCGTCTTAATTCCCGCGGCGTTGAGCGAGTCGATCGTCTCTTGGGTCGGCACTGGGATCGTCGTCAGATCGAAGCCCGTATTGCCGGGAACGTACGTCGCGATGGTTCCCGCCGGGGTCGTCACGAGCGAGTCGAAATTGTTGGGCGACGATAGGTAGATCGCCTCATGCGTCTGCAGGGCCTTGGCAAGCTCGCCGACGTTCGTGGCTCCCGTCGAAGTATGGGCCCGCGTGATCATATTCGGCAACAGCGGCAGGATGATTCCGGCCACGGCGGCCAAGATCACCATGACGACGACGAGCTCGACCAACGTGAGAGCACGGCGAACCGACGGACGAGATCGGGATGGCATCTTCATAGGTTCTTCTCCGGTAACGACAAGTAATCTGCAAACGCAACACAATTGCATGTGATGTGTTATTGCAAAAGAATAGTCATTGTCAATACCGAAGGGAGAAATCTCACGCAATTCCGATCAGGCGCTCAAAATCCCGTTAAACTACGAACGAAATGCCACCGGAAGGCAGGTAGGAGTGCCTTGGGGATCGATCGGACGTGCCGCCGGACGTCCTGATTGCCGTTCGATCCGGCTACGACATGTGGAGCGCGCCCGCTACTTTTCAGATGGCTTGGCGAAGTCAAATCGCGTCGGCTTCGCGAGCCGTTCCCAATCGCTCGCCCCTAAGACGATCGAGGTCGTCAGCGAGCCGGCATTGAAGGCCACGCGGTCGGTTCTTACGCCGATCATAGTATCGGCATAGATCTCGAACGGGAGGATCGGCTCGCCGAAGGGTGGGACGCTGCCGGGAACTAAGCCGGTTCTTTCGAGCAGTTCTTCCGGCGTGGCGAAGCGTGTCTTTTTTACGTTCAAGCGACGTTTGACGGCGGCGGAATCGAGGTGCGTATCGGCGCAGAGAATGAAGAGGCGGAAGAGGTCGTCGGTCTTAAGCAAGATCGCCTTCGCGCCGACGTCGAGCGGCTCGCCGCGGGCCGCGGCCGACTCTTCCGACGTGCGGGTCGGCTCGTGGTCGAGGCGGCGGAACGATGCACCGTCGGCAGCGAGAAGTTCGAGGATGCGATCGAGTACGGTGACTTGCATGGGGAATCGTTCGTGTTGCTGAGTACGCGCGTGACTGATTGTCTTGAGGTTGG
This window encodes:
- a CDS encoding insulinase family protein — encoded protein: MQFRKQVLDNGLEIVAEVNDEARSSSLGFFVRTGARDETDDVAGVSHFLEHMMFKGTPTRTAEQVNLEFDALGADYNAFTSEEQTVYYASVLPEYQGRTTELLADMLRPSLRTEDFDTEKKVIVEEIRMYLDQPPFGADDLVRSLHYGKHPLGRSVLGTVESIEALPVDAMRAYFERRYSPTNIMVAAAGKIDFDKLVEDVHRYCHAWQRIETERDITTAVGERKFQVLHKPKSTQEYVIQVADAPSSTDADRYAAKILTVILGDDSGSRFFWEIVDPGLAESASLSHHDGQGSGAFIGYLACDPELAADNLQRLAKIYADVEAGGVTETELAQAKSKLNSRVVLSGERPRGRLFNIGGNWMQRREYRTIHDDLEAVDRITTADLAAVVKKWPLTKNTTVVVGPLETI
- a CDS encoding type II secretion system GspH family protein; its protein translation is MKMPSRSRPSVRRALTLVELVVVMVILAAVAGIILPLLPNMITRAHTSTGATNVGELAKALQTHEAIYLSSPNNFDSLVTTPAGTIATYVPGNTGFDLTTIPVPTQETIDSLNAAGIKTVAQMVVATTGDFNPTFYPYGNSTATLPTVTTIGTTTPLAAITGAAALRKFSLPVDGTYVVFGAGSRTTMQGKTLQEAPVHFSDEGTSAPNLAYSRFGIVYQTATAGGSPLDRARLIGIVAFHPDGIVTLNDHLAEFWNSNKN